Below is a window of uncultured Sphaerochaeta sp. DNA.
TCTTGGCAATGAAGGCGGACGGGTATGCGAGGGTGGATTTCTTCGTCCAGGGGGAATCCATCTACCTGAATGAGATCAATACCAGCCCGGGGATGACAGCGCTTAGTCACTACCCTGTCTTGATGGCTTCGATCGGATTTGATCTACCCAGCGTAGTAACCAGCCTGATAAACCACGCAATACAACGAAACAGAGAGGAGCGAGGGCGTTGTTTCACACCGCCAAAACAATGAGTGACTTGGAACCTGTCATATTTCATGTAGATATGGATGCCTTCTATGCAGCGATTGAGGTACTCGACAACCCTGCCTACGCTGGCACCTGCCTGCTCATCGGAGGAAACAGTTCCAGAGGGGTGGTTGCCACTGCAAGCTATGAGGCAAGAAAGTACGGCATTCACTCCGCCATGCCTATGGCACAGGCACGCCGTCTCTGTCCCCATGCAGTGGTGGTTAAGCCACGAATGGAGCGCTACAGCCAGGTCAGTTTACAAGTCATGGATATCCTTAAGGAGTTCTCCTCTGATCTGCAACAGATTTCGATCGATGAAGCTTTCCTTGATATGACGGGAACAAGAAGATTGTTCGGCATTCCCCGCCAGGCAGGAATATTGCTGAAAGAACGAGTCAAGAATGAGACAGGGCTGACCATCTCAGTGGGGATTGGACCTAGCCGATTCATTGCAAAAATGGCAAGTGACTATGATAAGCCAGACGGACTATGCAGGGTATCCCAAGGCAAGGAGATTGCCTTTATCGATGCAGTGGGCCTACAAAAACTCTGGGGTGTGGGGAAGGTCACCCAAGCAATGCTTGCAAAGCACCACATCAGAACAACCGTAGAACTACGATCGTTTACCATGGACTCCCTACAATCACTGTTCGGAAAAAGCATGGGGCATTTTCTTTATCTTGCCTGTAGAGGTATTGATCCTGGGATCTTTTCTGGTGAATCGAAAAGTCATTCCATCTCTACTGAGACAACCTTTGAGAGCGATGTCTCCTCCCTTTCCATCCTCGAACAGACCCTGCTATCCATGAGTCATGAGGTGATGTTCCGGGCATTGGAAGAGAAGAAAATCGGGCGGACCATAGGAATCAAGGTAAGACTACCTGATTTTACTACCTACACCCTTCAGATCACCCCACAGGGCACCATCTACAGTGCTGAACAGATTTATCATCTGGCAAAACAGCTCCTGTTGCAGAAATGGCATGACGGTACCCCGCTCAGACTGATCGGGGTTGGGTTATATCAACTCTATGAAGGCAGTCGTCCTCTGCAGGAAGAACTCTTCGAGGATCCATATCAGAAGAAACGAAAGATAGAACAGGTAGTGCTTGCCCTGCAGAAACAGGGCAAGCAGGTTTTCAAAGCCAAGAACCTCGAAACGACTACTCCATCAGAGTAACAACCATTACAATTCCTAGCTCTTTACTTTACTTTTGTATTTCTTTATCTTGTCATAGTATTGATAAAACACAATTGGTAAGGAGCAAAGCTCTTGGTTAAAAATAACGTACTACGTTTCATACTTGCCTTCTTAGGCATCCTCTCAGCAGTCCTGGGAGGAATTGGTGTATTCCTGCCTGTACTTCCTACCACTCCATTCGTACTGCTCGCAGGCCTTCTCTTCTCATTTTCCAGTGAACGTCTCGGAGGCTGGTTGGAACAGAACCGGATTTTGGGACCATATCTCAAACACTACCGAAAAGGGACAGGAATCCCAAAGAAAGCAAAAATCAAAGCTCTTATAACGCTTTGGATAGGAATGGGGATCACATTTTATATTGTAGGAAAGCTTCCCTTGATCATCATGCTCGCAACCATTGCCACCATCGTCAGCATCCACATCATAACCATCAAACCGAAACACGTAGAGGTAGTGAACTAGTATTCTTTATTTCTGGTAAGCAACACCAGAATGGTGATGCTGGAGACAAGCAAGACCAGAATACTTCCTTGTAG
It encodes the following:
- a CDS encoding YbaN family protein — protein: MVKNNVLRFILAFLGILSAVLGGIGVFLPVLPTTPFVLLAGLLFSFSSERLGGWLEQNRILGPYLKHYRKGTGIPKKAKIKALITLWIGMGITFYIVGKLPLIIMLATIATIVSIHIITIKPKHVEVVN
- the dinB gene encoding DNA polymerase IV, translated to MSDLEPVIFHVDMDAFYAAIEVLDNPAYAGTCLLIGGNSSRGVVATASYEARKYGIHSAMPMAQARRLCPHAVVVKPRMERYSQVSLQVMDILKEFSSDLQQISIDEAFLDMTGTRRLFGIPRQAGILLKERVKNETGLTISVGIGPSRFIAKMASDYDKPDGLCRVSQGKEIAFIDAVGLQKLWGVGKVTQAMLAKHHIRTTVELRSFTMDSLQSLFGKSMGHFLYLACRGIDPGIFSGESKSHSISTETTFESDVSSLSILEQTLLSMSHEVMFRALEEKKIGRTIGIKVRLPDFTTYTLQITPQGTIYSAEQIYHLAKQLLLQKWHDGTPLRLIGVGLYQLYEGSRPLQEELFEDPYQKKRKIEQVVLALQKQGKQVFKAKNLETTTPSE